Proteins encoded within one genomic window of Canis lupus dingo isolate Sandy chromosome 28, ASM325472v2, whole genome shotgun sequence:
- the RPP30 gene encoding ribonuclease P protein subunit p30 isoform X2, whose protein sequence is MAVFADLDLRAGSDLKALRGLVENAAHLGYSVVAINHVVEFKEKKQEIEKPVAVSELFTTLPMVQGKSRPIKVLTRLTIIVSDPSHCNVLRATSSRVRLYDIVAVFPKTEKLFHAVDRGVCFELVYSPAIKDSTMRRYTISNALNLMQVCKGKNVIISSAAERPLEIRGPYDVANLGLLFGLSESDAKAAVSTNCRAALLHGETRKTAFGIISTVKKPRPSEADEDSLPACKKAKCEG, encoded by the exons ATGGCTGTGTTCGCGGATTTGGACCTGCGAGCGGGTTCCGACCTAAAGGCGCTGCGCGGCCTGGTGGAGAACGCAGCTCACC tgggCTATTCGGTTGTTGCCATCAATCATGTTGTtgaatttaaggaaaagaaacag GAAATTGAAAAACCGGTAGCTGTTTCTGAACTCTTTACAACTCTGCCAATGGTACAG GGAAAATCAAGACCAATTAAAGTTTTAACTAGACTGACAATTATTGTTTCGGATCCATCTCACTGCAATGTTTTG AGAGCAACGTCTTCAAGGGTCCGGCTGTACGATATTGTTGCAGTTTTTCCAAAGACAGAAAAACTTTTTCAT GCAGTTGACCGAGGTGTGTGCTTTGAACTTGTCTACAGCCCTGCTATCAAAGATTCCACAATGAGAAGGTACACAATTTCCAATGCCCTCAATTTGATGCAAGTTTGCAAAGGAAAG AATGTGATTATATCTAGTGCTGCAGAAAGG CCTTTAGAAATAAGAGGCCCATACGATGTGGCAAACCT AGGATTGCTGTTTGGGCTGTCTGAAAGTGATGCCAAGGCTGCAGTGTCGACTAACTGCCGAGCAGCGCTTCTGCACGGAG AAACGAGAAAAACTGCTTTTGGAATTATTTCCACAGTGAAGAAACCTCGGCCATCAGAAGCAGATGAGGATTCTCTTCCAGCTTGCAAGAAAGCCAAGTGTGAGGGCTGA
- the RPP30 gene encoding ribonuclease P protein subunit p30 isoform X1, whose translation MAVFADLDLRAGSDLKALRGLVENAAHLGYSVVAINHVVEFKEKKQEIEKPVAVSELFTTLPMVQGKSRPIKVLTRLTIIVSDPSHCNVLRATSSRVRLYDIVAVFPKTEKLFHVACTHLDVDLVCITVTEKLPFYFKRPPINVAVDRGVCFELVYSPAIKDSTMRRYTISNALNLMQVCKGKNVIISSAAERPLEIRGPYDVANLGLLFGLSESDAKAAVSTNCRAALLHGETRKTAFGIISTVKKPRPSEADEDSLPACKKAKCEG comes from the exons ATGGCTGTGTTCGCGGATTTGGACCTGCGAGCGGGTTCCGACCTAAAGGCGCTGCGCGGCCTGGTGGAGAACGCAGCTCACC tgggCTATTCGGTTGTTGCCATCAATCATGTTGTtgaatttaaggaaaagaaacag GAAATTGAAAAACCGGTAGCTGTTTCTGAACTCTTTACAACTCTGCCAATGGTACAG GGAAAATCAAGACCAATTAAAGTTTTAACTAGACTGACAATTATTGTTTCGGATCCATCTCACTGCAATGTTTTG AGAGCAACGTCTTCAAGGGTCCGGCTGTACGATATTGTTGCAGTTTTTCCAAAGACAGAAAAACTTTTTCAT GTTGCTTGTACACATTTAGATGTGGATTTAGTCTGCATAACTGTAACAGAGAAACTACCGTTTTACTTCAAAAGACCCCCTATTAATGTG GCAGTTGACCGAGGTGTGTGCTTTGAACTTGTCTACAGCCCTGCTATCAAAGATTCCACAATGAGAAGGTACACAATTTCCAATGCCCTCAATTTGATGCAAGTTTGCAAAGGAAAG AATGTGATTATATCTAGTGCTGCAGAAAGG CCTTTAGAAATAAGAGGCCCATACGATGTGGCAAACCT AGGATTGCTGTTTGGGCTGTCTGAAAGTGATGCCAAGGCTGCAGTGTCGACTAACTGCCGAGCAGCGCTTCTGCACGGAG AAACGAGAAAAACTGCTTTTGGAATTATTTCCACAGTGAAGAAACCTCGGCCATCAGAAGCAGATGAGGATTCTCTTCCAGCTTGCAAGAAAGCCAAGTGTGAGGGCTGA